The following coding sequences lie in one Crassostrea angulata isolate pt1a10 chromosome 10, ASM2561291v2, whole genome shotgun sequence genomic window:
- the LOC128166820 gene encoding uncharacterized protein LOC128166820 isoform X3, giving the protein MVAFVFVEVAIAIGAYTQKDQIPTLITSTWPQLNNDTKFTLQAGLECCGVNNYTEYGANLADLPQSCFKVYDTLTVHTKSWTLLFTTPCLQQLQHWFDANLPVWATILVLICLIQFMSMGLSVGVMVGIEERTKVHPAPDPPDEEQPADGATIVCSESPHLQSSRMSEFSDQQSLSSGDTTNRKLSQVPEEEEDYLSSGVVCCDSKDDLSTTRSPASSVRHLVTEGTEETGVGKDEVNEEEAVISEGPDKSEDSIPSHRDLLVAYSEETRRYENQPTPETNELDNFQSTGLQQNSGENAAQQDDVRGQTASPISSQPPEDTSAGDRDEDNIDDVTTGRHVDEGRMGIQTGLEGGVQFQENDVQHQTLESDQHETSKDADNISNVQPSESEIKTCELQEGSGDKLSNKNLRNHEEVTLCREGTFDISKDENRASQNN; this is encoded by the exons ATTCCAACACTGATCACCTCCACGTGGCCCCAGCTCAACAACGACACAAAGTTCACACTCCAGGCCGGG CTGGAGTGTTGTGGGGTCAACAACTACACAGAGTACGGCGCCAACCTAGCGGACCTCCCCCAAAGCTGCTTCAAGGTCTATGACACCCTGACGGTCCACACCAAATCGTGGACTCTTCTCTTCACG ACGCCATGCCTTCAGCAGCTTCAGCACTGGTTCGATGCTAACCTACCAGTCTGGGCGACAATACTGGTTCTCATCTGCCTCATACAA TTTATGAGTATGGGGCTAAGCGTGGGAGTAATGGTGGGTATAGAAGAGAGAACCAAAGTCCACCCGGCTCCGGATCCACCTGACGAGGAACAACCTGCAGACGGCGCAACCATTGTCTGTTCCGAATCGCCTCATCTTCAATCGTCACGCATGAGCGAGTTCTCGGACCAGCAGTCCCTGTCCTCGGGGGACACAACAAACCGGAAGTTGTCGCAAGTTCCAGAAGAAGAGGAGGATTACCTGTCGTCGGGTGTCGTCTGCTGTGACTCCAAGGACGACCTCAGCACCACAAGGTCCCCAGCGTCGTCTGTCCGGCACTTGGTGACAGAAGGCACGGAGGAGACTGGTGTTGGGAAAGATGAAGTGAACGAGGAGGAAGCGGTCATATCCGAGGGTCCAGACAAGTCCGAGGACTCAATTCCAAGTCACAGGGACCTCCTGGTGGCTTACAGTGAAGAAACCAGGAGATATGAGAATCAGCCAACGCCAGAGACCAATGAGTTGGATAACTTCCAGTCCACAGGACTTCAACAAAACAGTGGAGAAAACGCCGCCCAGCAAGATGATGTCCGCGGCCAGACAGCGTCTCCCATCTCCTCACAACCTCCTGAAGACACCTCCGCTGGTGATAGAGATGAAGATAATATCGATGACGTCACCACTGGAAGACATGTTGATGAAGGAAGAATGGGCATCCAGACAGGACTGGAAGGAGGCGTCCAATTTCAAGAAAACGACGTCCAGCATCAGACACTGGAAAGTGATCAACACGAGACTTCGAAAGATGCAGACAacatttctaatgttcaacctaGTGAGAGCGAGATTAAAACATGCGAACTACAGGAAGGGAGCGGTGACAAATTATCGAACAAGAACTTAAGGAATCACGAAGAAGTGACACTTTGTAGAGAGGGGACATTTGATATTTCAAAGGACGAGAATCGAGCATCACAGAACAATTGA